The Sorex araneus isolate mSorAra2 chromosome 5, mSorAra2.pri, whole genome shotgun sequence genome has a segment encoding these proteins:
- the LOC129404953 gene encoding 40S ribosomal protein S13-like, with product MGRMHAPGKGLSQSALPYCCSVPTWLKLTSDDVKEQIYKLAKKGLTPSQISVILRDSHGVAQVCFVTGNKILRILKSKGLAPDLPEDLYHLIKKAVAVRKHLERNRKDKDAKFRLILIESHIHRLARYYKTKRVLPPNWKYESSTASALVA from the coding sequence ATGGGTCGCATGCACGCTCCCGGGAAGGGCCTGTCCCAGTCGGCGCTGCCCTATTGCTGCAGCGTCCCGACCTGGCTGAAGCTCACGTCCGACGACGTGAAGGAGCAGATCTACAAGCTGGCCAAGAAGGGCCTGACGCCGTCCCAGATCAGTGTCATCCTGAGAGACTCCCATGGTGTCGCCCAAGTGTGCTTTGTGACAGGCAATAAGATCCTCAGAATCCTGAAGTCTAAAGGACTTGCCCCTGATCTTCCTGAGGATCTCTACCACCTAATTAAGAAAGCCGTTGCTGTCCGGAAGCATCTTGAGAGGAACAGGAAGGATAAGGATGCTAAATTCCGTCTGATTCTCATTGAGAGTCATATTCACCGTTTGGCCCGATACTACAAGACCAAACGAGTCCTCCCCCCCAATTGGAAATATGAATCATCAACAGCCTCTGCCTTGGTCGCATAA